One genomic segment of Nocardia spumae includes these proteins:
- a CDS encoding ABC1 kinase family protein — translation MTAATETAAGSGADTPPPVPPLEKFGFSEFRRTAAIGTVIGSRVARRVLREGMRPARRRRAMADGTVDGFEVLGPMFVKLGQLIASSPASFPDELADACLRCLDDVPPFPSTDARAVIEADLGAPVEELFREFDDTPLSAASVAQVHACVLADGRPAVLKIQRPDIARRMIVDLRAAYRLAGVLTKRSENARIANAEGVVRDLYDTTVAELDFRNEARNQAQARADLAAFGDNAGVAIPEVYWEYCGPRVLCMERMRGMPLDRFDDIRAVHPDPELLIRRLVKAWVESVVVHGLFHGDVHAGNLWLLDDGRAAMLDFGIVGTMTPQWRAFVRALFHASAIDGDFRPVARALRELDLVDGDAEDDATIGRQLATALAPVLSGKLAQLDMGKVAARLVEFGKRRGASGPQQLLLMGKQLGYFERYAVALAPGWRLGQDLYLFRNIFPEEVAAKVAADGVELPAD, via the coding sequence GTGACGGCGGCCACCGAGACCGCAGCCGGGTCCGGTGCGGACACGCCACCGCCGGTACCCCCGCTGGAGAAATTCGGCTTCTCCGAATTCCGGCGCACCGCCGCCATCGGCACGGTGATCGGTAGTCGGGTGGCCCGTCGAGTGCTGCGTGAGGGGATGCGTCCCGCGCGGCGCCGCCGCGCGATGGCGGACGGGACGGTCGACGGCTTCGAGGTGCTGGGCCCGATGTTCGTCAAGCTGGGCCAGCTCATCGCCTCGTCACCGGCCTCGTTTCCCGACGAACTCGCCGATGCCTGCCTGCGCTGCCTCGACGATGTGCCGCCGTTCCCCTCCACCGACGCCCGCGCGGTGATCGAGGCCGATCTCGGCGCCCCGGTCGAGGAGCTGTTCCGCGAATTCGACGACACCCCGCTGTCGGCGGCGTCGGTGGCGCAGGTGCACGCCTGTGTGCTCGCCGACGGCCGGCCCGCGGTATTGAAGATCCAGCGCCCGGATATCGCGCGCCGCATGATCGTCGATCTGCGCGCGGCCTACCGGCTGGCCGGGGTGCTGACCAAGCGATCGGAGAATGCACGGATCGCCAATGCCGAGGGCGTGGTGCGGGATCTGTACGACACCACCGTGGCCGAGCTGGATTTCCGCAACGAGGCCCGGAATCAGGCCCAGGCCCGCGCCGATCTGGCCGCGTTCGGCGACAATGCCGGCGTCGCGATCCCCGAGGTGTATTGGGAGTACTGCGGTCCCCGGGTGCTGTGCATGGAGCGGATGCGAGGTATGCCGCTGGACCGCTTCGACGATATTCGCGCCGTTCATCCCGATCCCGAACTGCTGATCCGCCGCCTGGTCAAGGCGTGGGTGGAAAGCGTTGTGGTACACGGACTCTTCCACGGCGACGTGCATGCCGGCAATCTGTGGCTGCTGGACGACGGTCGTGCCGCGATGCTCGATTTCGGCATCGTCGGCACAATGACTCCGCAGTGGCGCGCCTTCGTGCGCGCACTGTTCCACGCCAGCGCCATCGACGGCGATTTCCGGCCGGTCGCGCGGGCGCTGCGCGAGCTGGATCTCGTCGACGGTGACGCCGAGGACGACGCCACCATCGGACGGCAGCTGGCCACCGCGCTGGCGCCCGTGCTGTCGGGCAAGCTGGCACAGCTGGATATGGGTAAGGTCGCGGCCCGCCTGGTGGAATTCGGGAAGCGACGGGGTGCGTCGGGCCCGCAACAGTTGCTGCTGATGGGCAAGCAGCTGGGCTATTTCGAGCGGTACGCGGTGGCGCTGGCTCCGGGCTGGCGGCTGGGACAGGACCTCTACCTGTTCCGCAACATCTTCCCCGAGGAGGTGGCCGCCAAGGTCGCCGCCGACGGGGTGGAACTGCCGGCCGACTGA
- the ygiD gene encoding 4,5-DOPA dioxygenase extradiol, with the protein MPAVFLGHGNPMNALDRNRYTEAWAAVGRSVPRPRAILVVSAHWYTNATAVTAMPRPRTIHDFYGFPDELFAVRYPAPGLPELADQVADVAHPQWVGCDTDSWGLDHGTWSVLVHAFPDASVPVVQLSLNAFEPLDYHLELGRKLAPLRSDGVLIVGSGNIVHNLRAVDFGIPDDGYDWALRFDEAAREVLTSSPADAAALDAHPDFAAAVPTPDHYLPLLYIAGLADSEPLVPIVEGHCAGSISMAAYQLGGTCPPPSPGEGAPGLPAGVPAIDSNM; encoded by the coding sequence ATGCCCGCTGTCTTCCTCGGTCACGGCAACCCCATGAACGCGCTCGACCGCAATCGCTACACCGAGGCCTGGGCGGCGGTCGGACGTTCGGTGCCGCGCCCGCGCGCGATTCTGGTCGTCTCCGCGCACTGGTACACCAACGCCACCGCGGTCACGGCGATGCCGCGCCCGCGCACCATCCACGACTTCTACGGCTTTCCGGACGAACTGTTCGCCGTGCGGTATCCGGCTCCCGGTCTGCCCGAACTGGCCGATCAGGTCGCCGATGTGGCGCATCCGCAGTGGGTCGGCTGCGATACCGACAGCTGGGGTCTGGACCACGGCACCTGGTCGGTGCTCGTGCACGCCTTCCCGGACGCCTCCGTTCCGGTGGTGCAGCTGTCGCTCAACGCCTTCGAGCCGCTGGACTACCACCTCGAACTCGGGCGCAAACTGGCACCGCTGCGGTCCGACGGTGTACTGATCGTCGGCAGCGGCAACATCGTGCACAATCTGCGTGCCGTCGATTTCGGAATACCGGACGACGGTTACGACTGGGCCCTGCGATTCGACGAGGCCGCGCGCGAGGTGCTGACCAGCTCGCCGGCCGACGCCGCCGCGCTCGACGCCCATCCCGATTTCGCCGCCGCGGTCCCGACTCCGGATCACTACCTGCCGCTGCTGTATATCGCGGGTCTGGCCGATTCGGAACCGCTCGTGCCGATCGTCGAAGGTCATTGCGCCGGTTCGATTTCCATGGCGGCCTACCAACTCGGCGGTACCTGTCCGCCGCCGTCGCCGGGGGAGGGCGCGCCGGGCCTGCCGGCGGGCGTTCCGGCCATCGACAGCAATATGTGA
- a CDS encoding alpha/beta hydrolase has protein sequence MSPRTGRTAPVLGRAALSVAAAVAATAMVSASVSADPAPVPVPAPAVDPAVTRTTLVRSENQRPGWDRLYVASAAMRRVVPIDVLHGADTEPRPTLYLLDGVEGGPTSGWLTDGDAARFFAGKPVDVVLPGGGVGSMYTDWDHYDGTLGLNRWETFLVDELPPIVEKYLRSDGRRAVAGVSMGAQAAMMLAQRHRGFYRAVAGISGCYSTSDEVGQAVTRITVASRGGNPENLWGPPNSPEWAAHDSYLRAEDLRGTPIYLSAATGLPSPPDLGVIATAHDVAGALRSAGGGVALEAGARTCTERFAARLSQLDIPATVRYLPAGTHSWPDFTAALPSAWDALAAGLGISRTWGPR, from the coding sequence GTGAGCCCACGAACCGGCCGGACAGCGCCGGTGCTCGGCCGTGCGGCGCTGAGTGTGGCCGCGGCGGTGGCCGCTACCGCGATGGTGTCGGCATCGGTGTCCGCCGATCCGGCGCCGGTACCCGTGCCCGCACCGGCCGTGGATCCCGCGGTGACCCGAACCACACTGGTACGGAGCGAGAATCAGCGGCCCGGCTGGGACCGGTTGTATGTGGCATCGGCCGCCATGCGGCGCGTGGTGCCGATCGATGTGCTGCACGGGGCGGATACCGAACCCCGGCCCACGCTCTACCTGCTCGACGGTGTGGAGGGCGGACCGACCTCCGGCTGGCTCACCGATGGTGACGCCGCGCGGTTCTTCGCGGGTAAGCCGGTCGATGTAGTCCTGCCCGGAGGCGGCGTGGGCAGTATGTACACCGACTGGGATCACTACGACGGCACCCTCGGACTGAATCGCTGGGAAACCTTTCTGGTCGACGAATTACCGCCGATCGTGGAGAAGTACCTGCGTTCCGACGGCCGCCGGGCTGTCGCCGGCGTATCGATGGGAGCACAGGCCGCGATGATGCTGGCCCAGCGCCATCGCGGCTTCTATCGCGCGGTGGCGGGGATCAGCGGCTGTTACTCCACCTCCGACGAGGTCGGCCAAGCGGTCACCCGTATCACGGTCGCCTCGCGCGGCGGCAACCCCGAGAATCTGTGGGGCCCGCCGAATTCGCCGGAATGGGCGGCGCACGACAGCTATCTCCGCGCCGAGGATTTGCGCGGGACACCGATCTACCTGTCGGCGGCCACCGGTTTGCCGAGCCCGCCGGATCTGGGCGTGATCGCCACGGCACACGATGTGGCCGGCGCGCTGCGCTCGGCGGGCGGTGGCGTGGCTCTGGAAGCGGGTGCGCGCACCTGCACCGAACGCTTCGCCGCGCGATTGAGCCAGCTCGATATCCCGGCGACCGTGCGCTATCTCCCCGCGGGGACCCACTCCTGGCCGGACTTCACCGCCGCCCTGCCCTCGGCCTGGGACGCACTGGCGGCGGGCCTGGGGATCTCGCGGACATGGGGTCCGCGCTGA
- a CDS encoding PucR family transcriptional regulator — MTPSAPSLAATLTRGAGAEAPVTRTDTTAELGVGVRECLALAADLVVEPDPVPADATRLAELVGRAGAWAREGVDLDTVLRAYHEAVRTAFIDLADGRGDGGNLIADADQALRLLETVTVATSAAYLDEHRCAARHHQTAAQTLVTALLSGHGRAALARRTGIAVAPSYQVVALSIAPHPGETDPRRNAETVARRKLRRLQSALAPVLGSRALSLLSVDGGTILVPADSGATARIDAPVLTADTLEVLSAAASVPLTAAVVTGVTARIPELAAQAHELLELVRALGRPPGLYDIADVAVEYQLTRPGPARDHLAAVLSPLTPYPELLETLRAYVDSGLDRKSTAGRLAIHPNSLSHRVRRIERLTGIELARPDGIARASLALLAFDLGTDSRTEEYA; from the coding sequence ATGACACCATCCGCACCCAGCCTGGCGGCGACCCTGACTCGCGGTGCGGGCGCCGAGGCCCCCGTCACCCGCACCGATACCACCGCCGAGCTCGGCGTCGGCGTGCGTGAATGCCTCGCACTGGCCGCAGATCTCGTGGTCGAACCCGATCCGGTGCCGGCCGACGCCACGCGCTTGGCCGAGCTCGTCGGTCGCGCGGGAGCGTGGGCGCGCGAGGGTGTCGATCTCGACACCGTGCTGCGGGCCTACCACGAGGCGGTACGGACGGCATTCATCGATCTCGCCGACGGTCGCGGCGACGGCGGGAATCTGATCGCCGACGCCGACCAGGCCCTGCGGCTGCTCGAGACGGTGACCGTGGCCACCTCGGCCGCCTATCTCGACGAACATCGGTGTGCCGCCCGGCATCATCAGACCGCCGCCCAGACCTTGGTGACCGCACTGCTGAGCGGGCACGGCCGGGCAGCTCTGGCGCGCCGCACCGGAATCGCCGTCGCGCCGTCCTACCAGGTGGTGGCGCTGTCGATCGCGCCACATCCGGGCGAAACCGATCCGCGGCGCAATGCCGAGACCGTCGCGCGCCGAAAACTGCGACGGTTGCAGAGTGCGCTCGCGCCTGTGCTGGGTTCCCGGGCACTGTCGTTGCTGTCGGTCGACGGCGGCACCATCCTGGTTCCCGCGGACTCCGGTGCGACCGCGCGCATCGATGCGCCGGTTCTCACCGCCGATACCCTCGAGGTCCTGTCGGCGGCGGCCTCGGTACCGTTGACCGCGGCCGTGGTCACCGGGGTGACCGCGCGCATTCCGGAACTCGCGGCGCAGGCACACGAATTGCTGGAGTTGGTGCGTGCGCTGGGCCGCCCGCCGGGACTCTACGACATCGCCGATGTGGCGGTGGAATACCAATTGACCAGGCCGGGACCGGCACGAGATCATCTCGCGGCGGTGCTGAGCCCGCTGACACCGTATCCGGAACTGCTGGAAACTCTTCGGGCGTACGTAGACTCGGGACTGGATCGCAAGTCGACCGCTGGGCGGCTCGCGATACACCCCAACAGTCTTTCGCATCGGGTCCGGCGGATCGAACGGCTGACAGGTATCGAGTTGGCTCGCCCGGACGGTATCGCTCGCGCCAGCCTGGCATTGCTGGCCTTCGATCTCGGCACCGACTCTCGCACCGAGGAGTACGCGTGA
- a CDS encoding esterase/lipase family protein produces MRPTIRRWPRYAVFAAVISLSALGLAGPSAQADPTASPGDQARERQLAELITRGLKDPAARAVADSGSSGTGSACTSGSGAGSGNGSGDCYGGSGSSSGSSGGMSSDTVGFGPGQSSFLAAFGYGLLHPDVAPPGANDWNCKPSAAHPEPVVLVHGTWENAYDNFSFVSQPIKDAGYCVFTFNYGRSNVIQGGGLGSVLPGANGTGYIQDSSKQLAEFVDRVLAATGSGKVDIVAHSQGGAMSRWYLKFDGGAGKVRREITFGATNHGTSLDGIGALGRAVNNFGIDVLGLVEIFVGHSGIQQTIGSDFVNQLNAGGDTVPGVDYTVVGSRYDEVTNPYDLTFLKAGPGATVRNITMQDGCEQDLSDHLTMMYSPRSLSIILNALDPVASPGLVCTFNPWLLGGGGKL; encoded by the coding sequence ATGAGGCCCACCATTCGCCGTTGGCCGCGCTATGCCGTGTTCGCGGCGGTGATCTCGCTGTCGGCCCTGGGCCTCGCGGGCCCCTCCGCCCAGGCCGATCCGACCGCGTCGCCGGGTGATCAGGCGCGGGAGCGGCAGTTGGCGGAGTTGATCACGCGTGGTTTGAAGGATCCGGCTGCGCGTGCGGTGGCGGATTCGGGGAGTTCGGGGACGGGGTCGGCGTGTACGTCGGGTAGTGGTGCGGGGTCGGGGAACGGGTCGGGGGATTGTTATGGGGGGTCGGGGTCGAGTTCGGGGTCGTCGGGTGGGATGTCGAGTGACACGGTGGGGTTCGGGCCGGGGCAGTCGTCGTTCTTGGCGGCGTTCGGGTATGGGTTGTTGCATCCGGATGTGGCGCCGCCGGGGGCCAATGATTGGAATTGTAAGCCGAGTGCGGCGCATCCGGAGCCGGTGGTGTTGGTGCATGGTACGTGGGAGAACGCGTATGACAATTTTTCGTTTGTGTCGCAGCCGATCAAGGATGCGGGTTATTGCGTGTTCACGTTCAATTATGGTAGGTCGAATGTGATTCAGGGGGGTGGTTTGGGTTCGGTGTTGCCGGGGGCGAACGGGACGGGGTATATCCAGGATTCGTCGAAGCAGTTGGCGGAGTTCGTGGATCGGGTGTTGGCGGCGACGGGGTCGGGGAAGGTGGATATCGTGGCGCATTCGCAGGGGGGTGCGATGTCGCGGTGGTATCTGAAGTTCGATGGTGGTGCGGGGAAGGTGCGTCGTGAGATCACGTTCGGTGCGACGAATCATGGGACGTCGTTGGACGGGATCGGTGCGTTGGGTCGTGCGGTGAATAATTTCGGGATCGATGTGCTGGGTTTGGTGGAGATCTTCGTGGGTCATTCGGGGATTCAGCAGACGATCGGTTCGGATTTTGTGAATCAGTTGAATGCGGGTGGGGATACGGTGCCGGGTGTGGATTACACGGTGGTGGGGAGTCGGTACGACGAGGTGACGAATCCGTATGATTTGACGTTTTTGAAGGCGGGGCCGGGGGCGACGGTGAGGAATATTACGATGCAGGACGGGTGTGAGCAGGATTTGTCGGATCATTTGACGATGATGTATTCGCCGCGTTCGTTGTCGATTATTTTGAATGCGTTGGATCCGGTGGCGTCTCCGGGTTTGGTGTGCACGTTCAATCCGTGGTTGCTGGGTGGTGGTGGGAAGCTGTGA
- a CDS encoding Lrp/AsnC family transcriptional regulator: MDSHTTLDELDHRLIHALQLDARAPFSRIAVVLGVSDQTIARRYRRLRTTNALRVVAVPDARQPGHVEWLVRIQCAPAAAAGMAAGLARRSDVSWVTITSGGAEITCIARTRSQRHSDDLFLQKLSRTPRLVSITAHRLLRYLVGVGGWSARTSALTPDQVAALTPVRAATRPIEPSEADERLIRALARDARADYRTLVTASGYPESTVRRRIDQLLDSGAMYYDVDLDPAALGYEIEAMLWLTISPAQLGEMASALRTHTEIAFAAATTGPTNVVAFTAARDADALFDYLATDLGALPGLQRVETAPIMRTVKRAGATFLP; this comes from the coding sequence GTGGATTCCCATACCACCCTGGACGAGCTGGATCACCGGCTGATCCATGCCCTGCAACTCGACGCGCGCGCCCCGTTCAGCCGGATCGCGGTCGTACTGGGCGTTTCGGACCAGACGATCGCGCGCCGGTACCGCAGACTGCGGACCACGAACGCGCTGCGGGTGGTGGCGGTACCCGACGCCCGGCAGCCCGGACATGTCGAATGGCTGGTCCGCATCCAGTGCGCCCCCGCGGCGGCCGCGGGTATGGCCGCCGGCCTGGCTCGCCGTAGCGATGTCTCCTGGGTCACCATCACCTCCGGCGGCGCCGAGATCACCTGTATCGCGCGGACCCGCTCACAACGACACAGCGACGACCTGTTCCTGCAGAAGCTCTCCCGCACACCACGGTTGGTGAGTATCACCGCGCACCGGCTGCTGCGTTACCTGGTCGGTGTGGGCGGCTGGTCGGCCCGCACCTCGGCGCTGACCCCCGACCAGGTCGCGGCGCTGACCCCGGTCCGCGCCGCGACCAGGCCGATCGAGCCGTCCGAGGCCGACGAGAGATTGATCCGGGCGCTGGCCCGCGACGCGCGAGCGGATTACCGGACACTGGTCACGGCGAGCGGATATCCCGAATCGACCGTGCGCCGGCGCATCGATCAACTCCTCGATTCCGGTGCGATGTACTACGACGTCGATCTCGATCCGGCCGCACTCGGCTACGAGATCGAGGCCATGCTGTGGCTCACGATCTCCCCCGCCCAGCTCGGCGAGATGGCCTCAGCACTGCGGACCCACACCGAGATCGCCTTCGCCGCGGCCACCACCGGCCCCACCAATGTGGTCGCCTTCACCGCCGCCCGGGACGCCGACGCCCTGTTCGACTATCTGGCCACCGACCTGGGCGCCCTGCCCGGACTGCAGCGAGTGGAGACCGCACCGATCATGCGCACGGTCAAACGCGCCGGCGCCACATTCCTGCCGTGA
- a CDS encoding alpha/beta hydrolase: MFAKMMRGSIIAVVLGLTGAVPTAAPAGAQPEPAAADGSTVTGSWQLDPHTEQLRVHSAAMNTDIMVKVQLPADRDSAAPVLYLLNGGGGGQDSATWERNTDVAGFLSGKQTYVVQPVGGRWSYYTDWRAPDPKLGVYKWKTFLTAELPPLIDGRYRTTGANALAGLSTSGTSVLQLPIAAPGLYRSVAAYSGCAQISDPMGREFVKLSVQTWGGGDVDNMYGPDDDPMWVANDPYVHADGLRGLNLFVSTGTGVPGMYDVYGGEHMQPGPRGYLDQLVIGGVIEAAADWCTHNLASRLGELGIPATFDFQPTGTHSWGYWQDALKRSWPVLAAGLGIAA; the protein is encoded by the coding sequence ATGTTCGCAAAGATGATGCGCGGCAGCATCATTGCCGTCGTCCTCGGTCTGACGGGCGCGGTCCCGACGGCCGCGCCGGCGGGCGCCCAGCCCGAGCCGGCCGCCGCCGACGGCTCGACGGTCACCGGTAGCTGGCAGCTCGACCCGCACACCGAGCAATTGCGCGTGCATTCGGCGGCGATGAACACCGACATCATGGTCAAGGTGCAGCTGCCGGCGGATCGAGACTCCGCCGCGCCCGTGCTCTATCTGCTCAACGGCGGGGGCGGCGGTCAGGATTCGGCGACCTGGGAACGCAATACCGACGTCGCGGGCTTCCTGTCCGGTAAGCAGACCTACGTGGTGCAGCCGGTCGGCGGTCGCTGGAGCTACTACACCGATTGGCGGGCGCCGGATCCGAAACTCGGTGTGTACAAATGGAAGACGTTCCTCACCGCGGAACTGCCGCCGCTGATCGACGGGCGGTACCGGACCACCGGGGCGAACGCGCTGGCCGGACTGTCGACCTCCGGCACCTCGGTGCTGCAACTACCGATCGCCGCGCCGGGACTGTATCGCTCGGTGGCCGCCTACTCCGGATGCGCGCAGATCAGTGATCCGATGGGCCGGGAGTTCGTGAAACTGTCGGTGCAGACCTGGGGCGGTGGCGATGTGGACAATATGTACGGCCCCGACGACGATCCGATGTGGGTGGCCAACGATCCGTACGTGCACGCCGATGGACTGCGCGGGCTGAACCTGTTCGTGTCCACCGGAACCGGTGTGCCCGGTATGTACGACGTCTACGGCGGTGAGCACATGCAACCCGGTCCGCGCGGATATCTGGACCAGTTGGTGATCGGCGGGGTGATCGAGGCGGCGGCCGATTGGTGCACGCACAATCTCGCGAGCCGGCTGGGGGAGCTGGGAATTCCGGCGACCTTCGATTTCCAGCCGACCGGCACCCACTCGTGGGGCTACTGGCAGGATGCGCTGAAGCGCTCGTGGCCGGTACTGGCGGCCGGGCTGGGTATCGCCGCGTGA
- a CDS encoding lipase family protein, with product MPNPATPDPATGSEQSPLQRWIDALIPPPPIPAPEQAAGVEAGVSPDLARLQDAVMPSPVGDPMVDDWPADLDRFRPGDVITTRDVTPTAAPLLVVPVQRALQLKFRTTDAHDGPSYATATLAVPAAPWAGPGTRPVLVNNLPIDALGRKCTPGYTLAHGFTGDTGTTDFVPPTTQLALLRGYAVLIPDHEGPRMAYAEPFVAGHAVLDSIRAVRSALPADFGNSRYAMHGYSGGAIATRGAVALIDSYAPELASVVVGAALGGVPADYQILSTSMNANLASGVFLAATFGVGRERPEILARMNNLARWAALSPLKDTCAGVFAVPGVLSLPIDIAADSPDPLHSALAGDIYRVTRMQGMKSAVPLYVYNGEQEFWIPAAGARELYHDQCSMGVAAIYRSVPGEHIIAAGLGYPEAMSWVDQRLQGAPAPDEC from the coding sequence GTGCCGAATCCGGCGACGCCCGATCCGGCGACGGGATCGGAACAGTCGCCGTTGCAACGGTGGATCGATGCCCTGATTCCGCCACCTCCCATCCCGGCTCCGGAGCAGGCCGCCGGTGTCGAGGCCGGGGTATCCCCGGATCTGGCCCGGCTGCAGGACGCGGTGATGCCTTCGCCGGTGGGCGATCCGATGGTGGACGACTGGCCCGCGGATCTGGACCGGTTCCGTCCCGGCGACGTGATCACCACCCGCGATGTGACCCCGACCGCGGCGCCGTTGCTGGTGGTCCCGGTACAGCGCGCGCTGCAGCTGAAATTCCGCACCACCGACGCCCATGACGGGCCGTCGTATGCCACTGCGACACTGGCCGTTCCGGCAGCGCCCTGGGCGGGTCCCGGCACGCGGCCAGTGCTGGTGAACAATCTGCCGATCGATGCGCTGGGCCGCAAGTGCACGCCCGGCTACACGCTCGCGCACGGATTCACCGGTGATACCGGCACCACCGATTTCGTCCCACCGACAACCCAATTGGCGTTGTTGCGCGGCTACGCGGTGCTGATCCCCGATCACGAGGGTCCGCGGATGGCGTATGCCGAACCCTTCGTCGCCGGGCACGCGGTACTCGATTCGATTCGCGCGGTGCGCTCGGCGCTGCCGGCCGACTTCGGCAACAGCCGATACGCGATGCACGGATACTCCGGCGGTGCCATCGCCACCCGCGGTGCGGTGGCGCTGATCGATTCCTACGCACCGGAGCTGGCGTCGGTCGTGGTCGGGGCCGCCCTCGGCGGAGTGCCCGCCGACTATCAGATCCTGTCGACGAGCATGAACGCCAATCTGGCATCCGGGGTGTTCCTGGCCGCCACCTTCGGCGTCGGACGGGAGCGGCCCGAAATCCTGGCACGGATGAACAATCTCGCGCGCTGGGCGGCGCTGTCGCCGCTCAAGGACACCTGTGCGGGTGTATTCGCCGTCCCCGGCGTGCTGTCGCTTCCCATCGATATCGCCGCGGACAGTCCTGATCCGCTGCACAGCGCGCTGGCCGGCGACATCTACCGGGTCACGCGCATGCAGGGCATGAAATCGGCTGTACCGCTCTACGTCTACAACGGCGAACAGGAATTCTGGATTCCGGCCGCCGGTGCGCGTGAGCTCTACCACGATCAGTGTTCGATGGGTGTGGCAGCGATATACCGCAGTGTGCCGGGCGAACACATCATCGCGGCCGGGCTCGGATATCCGGAGGCGATGAGCTGGGTCGATCAACGGTTGCAGGGTGCGCCCGCACCAGACGAATGCTGA
- a CDS encoding YdcF family protein, with protein MPGTRTSFRLNGIRLVAATALVVGALTAAVAPLAAADPLSDAVGAIEQLGAVADPLPLMPTPHGPGTAIVVLGYGLLPDGSMRPELIARLQAALVQAMVSPASPIIVTGGNPQAGTTEADAMARWLIAHSIAPERIHIESRASDTVQNAVNSAELMHALGAADAVVVTSADHMPRAVADFVDAGVPVVGTVSPQDLPLGVLTAFGPLE; from the coding sequence ATGCCCGGCACTCGTACGTCCTTCCGGCTCAACGGAATTCGTCTCGTCGCCGCTACCGCGCTGGTCGTCGGCGCCCTCACCGCGGCAGTCGCTCCCCTCGCCGCCGCCGATCCGCTCTCCGACGCGGTCGGCGCTATCGAACAGCTCGGCGCCGTCGCGGATCCACTGCCTTTGATGCCTACCCCGCACGGCCCGGGCACCGCGATCGTGGTGCTGGGCTACGGCCTGCTGCCCGACGGCAGCATGCGCCCCGAACTCATCGCCCGCCTGCAGGCCGCACTCGTCCAGGCGATGGTGTCGCCGGCCTCACCGATCATCGTGACGGGTGGCAATCCGCAGGCCGGCACCACCGAGGCCGATGCGATGGCGCGCTGGCTCATCGCCCACTCCATTGCCCCCGAACGGATCCACATCGAAAGCCGGGCCTCCGATACGGTCCAGAACGCCGTCAATTCGGCGGAGCTGATGCACGCCCTCGGCGCCGCTGACGCCGTGGTGGTCACCTCCGCCGACCATATGCCCCGCGCGGTAGCCGATTTCGTCGATGCCGGAGTACCGGTGGTGGGCACCGTCAGCCCACAGGACCTCCCGCTCGGGGTGCTGACCGCCTTCGGCCCACTGGAATGA